The following proteins are co-located in the Citrobacter freundii ATCC 8090 = MTCC 1658 = NBRC 12681 genome:
- the rsfS gene encoding ribosome silencing factor — protein MQGKALQDFVIDKIDDLKGQDIIALDVQGKSSITDCMIICTGTSSRHVMSIADHVVQESRTAGLLPLGVEGENVADWIVVDLGDVIVHVMQEESRRLYELEKLWS, from the coding sequence TTGCAGGGTAAAGCACTTCAGGATTTTGTAATCGACAAAATTGATGACCTGAAAGGTCAAGACATCATCGCCTTAGACGTTCAGGGCAAATCCAGCATCACTGATTGCATGATTATCTGTACTGGCACGTCCAGCCGTCATGTAATGTCTATCGCAGACCACGTTGTTCAGGAGTCCCGCACTGCTGGTCTGCTGCCGCTCGGCGTAGAAGGCGAGAACGTCGCAGACTGGATCGTCGTTGACCTCGGCGATGTGATTGTCCACGTGATGCAGGAAGAAAGCCGTCGCCTGTATGAACTGGAAAAACTCTGGAGTTAA
- the mrdB gene encoding peptidoglycan glycosyltransferase MrdB (rod shape-determining protein RodA) has product MTDNPNKKTFWDKIHIDPTMLLILLALLVYSSLVIWSASGQDIGMMERKVGQIAMGLVIMVVMAQIPPRVYEGWAPYLYIFCIILLVAVDAFGAISKGAQRWLDLGIVRFQPSEIAKIAVPLMVARFINRDVCPPSLKNTAIALVLIFMPTLLVAAQPDLGTSILVALSGLFVLFLSGLSWRLIGVAVVLVAAFIPILWFFLMHDYQRQRVMMLLDPETDPLGAGYHIIQSKIAIGSGGLRGKGWLHGTQSQLEFLPERHTDFIFAVLAEELGLVGILILLALYILLIMRGLWIAAHAQTTFGRVMAGGLMLILFVYVFVNIGMVSGILPVVGVPLPLVSYGGSALIVLMAGFGIVMSIHTHRKMLSKSV; this is encoded by the coding sequence GTGACGGATAATCCGAACAAAAAAACATTCTGGGACAAAATCCACATCGATCCCACGATGTTGCTTATTTTGCTGGCGCTGCTGGTTTACAGCTCGCTGGTCATCTGGAGTGCCAGCGGCCAGGATATCGGCATGATGGAGCGCAAGGTCGGCCAGATCGCAATGGGCCTGGTCATCATGGTGGTGATGGCGCAAATCCCGCCCCGGGTTTATGAAGGCTGGGCACCCTATCTCTATATTTTCTGCATCATCCTGTTGGTGGCGGTAGATGCCTTCGGCGCGATATCCAAAGGGGCACAGCGCTGGCTGGATTTGGGTATTGTGCGTTTTCAGCCTTCCGAAATTGCCAAGATTGCCGTGCCGCTGATGGTCGCACGCTTCATCAACCGTGATGTTTGCCCGCCATCGCTAAAAAATACCGCCATTGCACTGGTGCTGATATTTATGCCCACCCTGCTGGTGGCCGCTCAGCCTGACCTCGGTACCTCAATACTGGTCGCCCTTTCCGGTCTGTTTGTTCTGTTCCTTTCTGGTTTAAGCTGGCGTTTAATCGGTGTTGCGGTGGTTCTGGTTGCGGCGTTTATCCCGATACTGTGGTTCTTCCTGATGCATGATTACCAGCGTCAGCGCGTCATGATGTTGCTCGATCCGGAAACCGATCCACTGGGTGCGGGTTATCATATTATTCAGTCTAAAATTGCTATTGGCTCCGGCGGTCTACGCGGCAAGGGCTGGCTGCACGGTACACAGTCGCAGCTTGAGTTTTTACCCGAACGTCACACGGACTTTATCTTCGCGGTATTAGCAGAAGAGCTGGGTCTGGTAGGGATCTTAATTCTGCTTGCGCTGTACATTTTGCTGATTATGCGCGGATTATGGATCGCTGCCCACGCGCAAACCACCTTTGGTCGCGTCATGGCAGGTGGTTTAATGTTGATATTATTCGTTTATGTCTTCGTAAATATTGGTATGGTGAGCGGTATTCTGCCCGTGGTTGGCGTTCCTCTCCCACTGGTCAGTTACGGAGGCTCGGCACTTATCGTGCTGATGGCCGGGTTCGGGATTGTTATGTCGATCCACACCCATAGAAAAATGTTGTCGAAAAGCGTGTAA
- the lipB gene encoding lipoyl(octanoyl) transferase LipB yields the protein MYQDKILVRQLGLQPYEPVSLAMHEFTDTRDENSYDEIWLVEHYPVFTQGQAGKAEHVLMPGDIPVIQSDRGGQVTYHGPGQQVMYVLLNLKRRKLGVRELVTLLEQTVVNTLAEIGIDAHPRADAPGVYVGEKKICSLGLRIRRGCSFHGLALNVDMDLSPFLRINPCGYAGMEMAKVSLWDSAATTESVRPRLLANILALLGNPPHEYVAD from the coding sequence TTGTATCAGGATAAAATTCTGGTCCGCCAGCTCGGTCTTCAACCTTACGAGCCAGTTTCTCTGGCCATGCATGAATTCACCGATACCCGCGATGAAAACAGTTATGACGAAATCTGGCTGGTAGAGCATTATCCTGTTTTTACCCAGGGTCAGGCAGGTAAAGCAGAGCACGTACTGATGCCGGGCGATATTCCGGTGATCCAGAGCGATCGTGGCGGCCAGGTGACCTACCACGGGCCGGGCCAGCAGGTCATGTATGTGCTGTTGAACCTGAAGCGTCGCAAACTTGGCGTTCGTGAACTGGTTACGCTGCTGGAACAAACCGTCGTCAATACACTTGCGGAAATCGGCATTGATGCCCACCCGCGAGCCGATGCGCCTGGCGTATACGTCGGGGAGAAGAAAATCTGCTCTTTGGGATTACGTATTCGTAGAGGATGTTCGTTTCACGGCTTAGCGCTCAACGTGGATATGGATTTGTCGCCTTTCCTGCGTATCAATCCTTGTGGTTACGCCGGAATGGAGATGGCGAAAGTATCGCTGTGGGATAGCGCAGCCACGACCGAGAGCGTTCGCCCACGCCTGCTGGCCAACATATTAGCGCTGTTGGGTAACCCACCGCACGAGTACGTTGCAGACTGA
- the ybeD gene encoding DUF493 family protein YbeD, producing MKTKLNELLEFPTPFTYKVMGQALPELVDQVVEVVQRHAPGDYSPTVKPSSKGNYHSVSITITATHIEQVETLYEELGNIDIVRMVL from the coding sequence ATGAAAACCAAACTTAACGAACTGCTTGAATTCCCTACTCCATTTACTTACAAAGTAATGGGGCAGGCGTTGCCTGAGCTGGTTGATCAGGTGGTTGAAGTGGTACAGCGCCATGCGCCAGGTGATTACTCTCCGACGGTAAAACCGAGCAGCAAAGGCAACTACCACTCGGTCTCAATCACTATTACTGCTACACACATTGAGCAGGTTGAAACGCTGTACGAAGAATTAGGCAATATCGATATCGTACGCATGGTACTGTAA
- the dacA gene encoding D-alanyl-D-alanine carboxypeptidase DacA gives MKTTFSARFVQRMALTAALCAASLSAAHADDLNIKTMIPGVPQIDAESYILIDYNSGKVLAEQNADTRRDPASLTKMMTSYVIGQAMKAGKFKETDLVTVGNDAWATGNPVFKGSSLMFLKPGMQVPVSQLIRGINLQSGNDACVAMADFAAGSQDAFVGLMNSYVNALGLKNTHFQTVHGLDADGQYSSARDMAMIGQALIRDVPNEYSIYKEKEFTFNGIRQLNRNGLLWDNSLNVDGIKTGHTDKAGYNLVASATEGQMRLISAVMGGRTYKGRETESKKLLTWGFRFFETVNPLKVGKEFASEPAWFGNTDRASLGVDKDVYLTIPRGRMKDLKASYVLNTTELHAPLQKNQVVGTINFQLDGKTIEQRPLVVLQEIPEGNFFGKIIDYIKLMFHHWFG, from the coding sequence ATGAAGACCACTTTTTCCGCTCGTTTCGTGCAGCGTATGGCGCTCACCGCGGCTCTCTGCGCAGCTTCTCTCTCTGCTGCCCATGCCGATGACCTGAATATTAAAACCATGATCCCGGGTGTTCCGCAGATCGATGCGGAGTCATATATCCTGATTGATTACAATTCAGGCAAAGTTCTGGCAGAACAGAATGCGGACACTCGCCGCGACCCCGCCAGTCTGACCAAAATGATGACCAGCTACGTCATCGGCCAGGCGATGAAAGCCGGCAAGTTCAAAGAAACCGATCTGGTCACTGTCGGCAATGACGCCTGGGCTACAGGTAACCCGGTGTTTAAAGGTTCATCGTTGATGTTCCTGAAACCTGGAATGCAGGTTCCTGTTTCCCAGCTAATCCGTGGTATCAACCTACAATCCGGGAATGACGCGTGTGTGGCAATGGCGGACTTCGCAGCCGGTAGCCAGGATGCTTTCGTCGGTCTGATGAACAGCTATGTGAACGCGCTGGGCCTGAAAAATACCCACTTCCAGACCGTTCATGGTCTCGATGCTGACGGTCAGTACAGCTCGGCTCGCGACATGGCGATGATTGGCCAGGCGCTGATTCGTGACGTGCCTAACGAATACTCTATCTATAAAGAAAAAGAGTTCACCTTTAACGGCATTCGTCAGTTAAACCGCAACGGCTTGCTGTGGGATAACAGCCTGAATGTCGACGGTATCAAAACCGGTCATACCGACAAAGCTGGCTATAACCTCGTTGCATCCGCAACCGAAGGTCAGATGCGTCTGATCTCTGCCGTCATGGGTGGCCGCACCTATAAAGGTCGCGAAACCGAAAGTAAAAAACTGCTGACCTGGGGTTTCCGTTTCTTTGAAACCGTGAATCCACTGAAAGTCGGTAAAGAGTTTGCTTCAGAACCGGCCTGGTTTGGTAACACCGATCGTGCATCGTTAGGCGTAGATAAAGATGTCTACCTGACTATTCCGCGCGGCCGCATGAAAGATCTGAAAGCAAGCTATGTGCTGAACACCACAGAACTGCATGCACCGCTGCAGAAAAACCAGGTTGTCGGCACCATCAACTTCCAGTTGGATGGCAAAACCATCGAACAGCGCCCGCTGGTAGTCCTGCAGGAAATCCCTGAAGGCAACTTCTTTGGGAAAATCATTGATTACATTAAATTAATGTTCCATCACTGGTTTGGCTAA
- the rlpA gene encoding endolytic peptidoglycan transglycosylase RlpA produces the protein MRKQWLGICIAAGMLAACSSDDGQQQGAVAPQPAVCNGPIVEISGADPRFEPLNPTANQDYQRDGKSYKIVQDPSRFSQAGLAAIYDAEPGSNLTASGEAFDPMQLTAAHPTLPVPSYARVTNLANGRMIVVRINDRGPYGNDRVISLSRAAADRLNTSNNTKVRIDPIIVAQDGSLSGPGMTCTTVAKQTYALPARPDLSGGGNMGSMPSPSDAGQPQGDIRPISNSTLKSDDPTGAPVNSGGFLGAPTTLAAGVLEGSEPTPAPQPTITAPATPTAPAATSTAVAAPAPAAVANGRYVVQVGAVSEQSRAQQYQKRLSQQFGVPGRVVQNGAVWRIQMGPFASKAEASTLQQRLQSEAQLQSFITGV, from the coding sequence ATGCGTAAGCAGTGGCTTGGTATCTGCATCGCAGCAGGAATGCTCGCGGCGTGTTCGAGTGATGATGGTCAGCAACAGGGTGCTGTCGCGCCGCAGCCTGCGGTGTGCAATGGTCCGATTGTTGAAATCAGCGGGGCCGATCCGCGCTTTGAACCCCTGAACCCAACGGCGAATCAGGACTATCAACGTGATGGTAAGAGCTACAAAATCGTCCAGGATCCTTCCCGCTTTAGCCAGGCAGGACTTGCCGCTATCTATGATGCGGAACCCGGAAGCAACTTAACCGCGTCTGGTGAAGCGTTCGACCCGATGCAACTGACCGCAGCGCATCCCACGCTGCCAGTCCCAAGCTATGCCAGAGTAACTAACCTGGCAAACGGCAGGATGATTGTCGTGCGCATAAATGATCGCGGCCCTTATGGCAATGATCGCGTGATTTCACTTTCACGTGCAGCAGCAGACCGTCTGAATACCTCCAACAACACCAAAGTGCGTATCGACCCGATCATCGTCGCCCAGGATGGTTCATTGTCCGGTCCGGGTATGACGTGTACGACAGTCGCAAAGCAAACCTATGCCCTGCCCGCGCGTCCTGATTTAAGCGGTGGCGGTAATATGGGAAGTATGCCTTCGCCATCGGATGCGGGTCAGCCGCAAGGCGATATTCGTCCGATCAGCAACTCCACGCTGAAAAGCGATGATCCAACTGGTGCGCCAGTGAACAGCGGTGGATTCCTCGGTGCGCCAACCACCCTCGCCGCAGGCGTGCTGGAAGGTAGCGAGCCGACTCCGGCTCCGCAACCGACCATCACCGCACCGGCAACACCAACCGCACCAGCAGCAACATCAACCGCCGTCGCGGCACCAGCTCCAGCGGCAGTAGCCAACGGACGTTACGTGGTTCAGGTTGGCGCAGTCAGCGAGCAGTCGCGTGCGCAGCAGTATCAAAAACGTTTAAGCCAGCAGTTTGGCGTCCCGGGTCGGGTGGTACAAAATGGCGCAGTCTGGCGTATCCAGATGGGGCCGTTCGCCAGCAAAGCTGAAGCCTCCACATTGCAGCAGCGTCTTCAATCCGAGGCGCAATTACAGTCCTTCATCACCGGCGTGTAA
- the lipA gene encoding lipoyl synthase: MSKPIVMERGVKYRDADKMALIPVKNVATEREALLRKPEWMKIKLPADSTRIQGIKAAMRKNGLHSVCEEASCPNLAECFNHGTATFMILGAICTRRCPFCDVAHGRPVAPDANEPLKLAQTIADMALRYVVITSVDRDDLRDGGAQHFADCITAIREKSPSIKIETLVPDFRGRMDRALDILTATPPDVFNHNLENVPRIYRNVRPGADYNWSLKLLERFKEAHPEIPTKSGLMVGLGETNAEIIEVMRDLRSHGVTMLTLGQYLQPSRHHLPVQRYVSPDEFDEMKAEAMAMGFTHAACGPFVRSSYHADMQAKGLEVK, from the coding sequence ATGAGTAAACCCATTGTGATGGAACGCGGTGTTAAATACCGCGATGCCGATAAGATGGCTCTTATCCCGGTAAAAAATGTGGCAACAGAGCGTGAAGCCCTGCTGCGTAAACCGGAATGGATGAAAATAAAACTGCCAGCGGACTCCACTCGCATCCAGGGCATCAAAGCGGCAATGCGCAAAAATGGCCTGCACTCTGTCTGCGAAGAGGCTTCCTGCCCTAACCTGGCTGAATGTTTCAATCACGGAACCGCAACCTTTATGATCCTCGGCGCAATCTGTACCCGCCGTTGCCCATTCTGCGACGTTGCCCATGGCCGTCCGGTTGCTCCGGATGCTAACGAGCCGTTAAAACTTGCTCAGACGATTGCTGACATGGCGCTGCGCTATGTCGTCATTACCTCCGTTGACCGCGACGATCTGCGTGACGGCGGCGCTCAGCACTTTGCTGACTGTATCACCGCTATTCGTGAGAAAAGCCCGTCGATTAAAATCGAAACGCTGGTGCCTGACTTCCGTGGTCGTATGGATCGCGCGTTGGATATCCTCACCGCCACGCCGCCAGACGTGTTTAACCACAACCTCGAAAACGTACCGCGTATTTATCGCAATGTACGTCCGGGGGCGGACTACAACTGGTCGCTGAAGCTTCTGGAACGTTTCAAGGAAGCGCACCCGGAGATTCCGACTAAATCAGGTCTGATGGTTGGTCTGGGCGAAACCAATGCAGAAATCATTGAGGTCATGCGTGACCTGCGCAGTCATGGCGTGACCATGCTGACGCTGGGGCAGTATTTACAGCCAAGCCGTCACCACCTGCCGGTTCAACGCTATGTAAGCCCGGATGAGTTCGATGAGATGAAAGCCGAAGCTATGGCCATGGGCTTTACCCATGCAGCCTGCGGTCCATTCGTTCGCTCTTCATACCATGCTGACATGCAGGCCAAAGGGCTGGAAGTGAAGTAA
- the rlmH gene encoding 23S rRNA (pseudouridine(1915)-N(3))-methyltransferase RlmH, with the protein MKLQLVAVGTKMPDWVQTGFTEYLRRFPKDMPFELIEIPAGKRGKNADIKRILDKEGEQMLAAAGKNRIVTLDIPGKPWDTPQLATELERWKLDGRDVSLLIGGPEGLSPACKAAAEQSWSLSALTLPHPLVRVLVAESLYRAWSITTNHPYHRE; encoded by the coding sequence GTGAAGCTGCAACTTGTCGCTGTGGGTACGAAAATGCCTGACTGGGTGCAAACCGGTTTTACGGAGTATCTCCGTCGGTTTCCGAAAGATATGCCCTTTGAGCTGATCGAAATCCCGGCAGGAAAACGCGGCAAGAACGCGGATATTAAACGCATTCTCGACAAAGAGGGTGAACAGATGCTGGCTGCAGCAGGCAAAAACCGCATCGTCACCCTTGATATCCCTGGCAAACCCTGGGACACGCCGCAGCTGGCGACCGAACTGGAACGCTGGAAACTGGACGGTCGTGACGTCAGTTTGTTGATTGGTGGGCCGGAAGGTCTTTCTCCTGCCTGTAAAGCAGCAGCGGAACAAAGCTGGTCACTCTCAGCGTTAACCCTTCCTCACCCTCTTGTTCGGGTTCTGGTTGCGGAGAGTCTGTACAGGGCGTGGAGCATTACCACCAACCATCCTTATCACCGTGAGTGA
- the mrdA gene encoding peptidoglycan DD-transpeptidase MrdA has product MKLQNSFRDYSAESALFVRRALVAFLGILLLTGVLIANLYNLQIVRFTDYQTRSNENRIKLVPIAPSRGIIYDRNGIPLALNRTIYQIEMMPEKVDNVQDTLDALRNVVDLTDDDIAAFKKERARSHRFTSIPVKTNLSEVQVARFAVNQYRFPGVEVKGYKRRYYPYGSALTHVIGYVSKINDKDVDRLDKDGKLANYAATHDIGKLGIERYYEDVLHGQTGYEEVEVNNRGRVIRQLKEVAPQAGHDIYLTLDLKLQQYIETLLAGSRAAVVVTDPRTGGVLALVSMPSYDPNLFVDGISSKDYSGLLNDPNTPLVNRATQGVYPPASTVKPYVAVSALSAGVITRNTGLFDPGWWQLPGSEKRYRDWKKWGHGHLNITRSLEESADTFFYQIAYDMGIDRLSEWMSKFGYGKYTGIDLAEERSGNMPTREWKQKRFKKPWYQGDTIPVGIGQGYWTATPIQMSKALMILINDGLIKVPHLLMSTAENGKQVPWVQPHEPPVGDIHSGYWEIAKDGMYGVANRPNGTAHKYFASAPYKIAAKSGTAQVFGLKANETYNAHKIAERLRDHKLMTAFAPYDKPQVAVAIILENGGAGPAVGTIMRQILDHIMLGDNNTNLPAENPAVAAAEDQ; this is encoded by the coding sequence ATGAAACTACAGAATTCTTTTCGCGACTATTCGGCTGAGTCTGCGCTGTTTGTGCGCCGGGCGCTGGTCGCTTTTTTGGGGATTTTGCTGCTCACCGGCGTGCTGATCGCCAACCTTTATAATCTGCAAATCGTTCGCTTTACTGATTATCAGACCCGCTCGAACGAAAACCGCATCAAACTGGTGCCTATCGCCCCCAGTCGCGGCATTATTTATGACCGTAACGGAATCCCGCTCGCCCTTAACCGCACCATTTATCAGATAGAAATGATGCCAGAAAAGGTCGACAACGTTCAGGATACCCTCGACGCGCTGCGTAACGTCGTAGACCTGACGGACGATGACATTGCCGCCTTTAAAAAAGAGCGCGCCCGTTCACACCGTTTCACATCCATTCCGGTAAAAACTAACCTGAGTGAAGTTCAGGTCGCACGCTTTGCCGTTAATCAATATCGCTTTCCTGGCGTCGAAGTTAAAGGTTATAAACGCCGCTACTACCCCTACGGCTCTGCGCTGACCCATGTCATTGGCTACGTATCAAAAATCAACGATAAAGACGTAGACCGCCTGGACAAAGACGGCAAACTGGCTAACTACGCGGCGACGCACGACATCGGCAAGCTGGGTATTGAACGTTATTACGAAGATGTACTTCACGGCCAGACCGGTTATGAAGAGGTTGAAGTGAACAACCGCGGCCGCGTCATTCGCCAGCTGAAAGAAGTGGCGCCGCAGGCCGGGCACGATATCTATCTCACCCTCGATTTGAAACTCCAGCAGTACATTGAAACGCTGCTAGCGGGCAGTCGCGCCGCCGTGGTGGTTACCGACCCGCGTACTGGCGGCGTTCTCGCGCTGGTGTCCATGCCGAGCTACGACCCGAACCTGTTTGTCGATGGTATCTCCAGTAAAGATTACTCCGGGTTGCTCAATGACCCGAACACCCCATTGGTTAACCGCGCCACGCAGGGTGTTTACCCCCCTGCTTCGACAGTTAAACCTTACGTCGCGGTTTCTGCATTAAGTGCAGGTGTCATCACCCGCAATACTGGTCTGTTCGATCCAGGTTGGTGGCAATTACCGGGCTCTGAAAAACGTTACCGTGACTGGAAAAAATGGGGGCACGGTCATCTGAACATCACTCGTTCTCTGGAAGAGTCGGCGGATACGTTTTTCTATCAAATCGCCTATGATATGGGGATTGACCGGCTTTCAGAGTGGATGAGCAAATTCGGCTACGGCAAATATACGGGTATCGATCTCGCTGAAGAACGCTCCGGCAATATGCCAACCCGCGAGTGGAAGCAAAAACGGTTTAAAAAGCCATGGTACCAGGGTGATACCATTCCGGTCGGCATCGGTCAGGGTTACTGGACTGCAACCCCAATCCAGATGAGTAAAGCGCTGATGATCCTTATCAACGACGGTTTGATAAAAGTTCCGCATTTGTTGATGAGCACGGCAGAAAATGGCAAGCAGGTTCCGTGGGTTCAGCCGCACGAACCGCCCGTTGGTGATATTCATTCTGGATACTGGGAAATCGCGAAAGACGGCATGTACGGTGTAGCAAACCGCCCTAACGGTACTGCGCACAAGTATTTCGCTAGCGCACCTTACAAAATTGCGGCGAAATCCGGTACTGCCCAGGTCTTTGGCCTGAAAGCCAATGAAACCTATAACGCGCACAAGATCGCCGAGCGCTTACGTGACCACAAGCTGATGACGGCCTTCGCACCCTATGATAAGCCCCAGGTTGCTGTCGCCATAATCCTTGAAAACGGTGGCGCGGGCCCGGCTGTGGGTACCATTATGCGCCAGATCCTTGACCACATTATGTTGGGCGACAACAACACCAATCTGCCTGCAGAAAACCCCGCGGTTGCAGCAGCGGAGGACCAATAA
- a CDS encoding adenosylcobalamin/alpha-ribazole phosphatase — MRLWLVRHGETEANVAGLYSGHAPTPLTERGIAQAQTLSTLLRNVPVDNVLCSELERARHTTQLILADREIPVRNMPELNEMFFGDWEMRHHRDLAREDAENYAVWCNDWQNATPTNGEGFQAFSLRVERFIAQLDDYKICQNLLVVSHQGVLSVLIARLLSMPAAAMWHFRVEQGCWSAIDFCDDFAVLKVLNSRAVWYDGE, encoded by the coding sequence ATGAGACTCTGGTTGGTACGTCATGGCGAAACCGAAGCCAACGTCGCGGGTTTATATAGCGGCCACGCTCCCACACCACTAACAGAACGGGGAATAGCTCAGGCGCAAACGCTGAGTACGCTGTTACGCAATGTGCCTGTCGACAACGTTCTGTGCAGCGAGCTGGAGCGCGCCCGCCATACAACGCAGTTGATCTTAGCCGATCGCGAGATTCCTGTGCGTAACATGCCTGAGCTCAATGAGATGTTTTTTGGCGACTGGGAAATGCGCCACCATCGAGATCTGGCGCGCGAAGACGCCGAAAACTACGCCGTGTGGTGTAACGACTGGCAGAACGCGACGCCCACTAATGGCGAAGGTTTTCAGGCATTTTCCCTGCGCGTGGAACGCTTCATTGCTCAACTCGATGATTACAAAATTTGCCAAAACCTGCTGGTGGTGAGCCATCAGGGTGTACTGAGCGTGTTGATCGCCCGTTTGTTGTCCATGCCGGCAGCAGCAATGTGGCATTTTCGCGTCGAACAAGGTTGCTGGAGCGCGATTGATTTTTGCGACGATTTTGCGGTTCTGAAAGTACTTAACAGCCGGGCTGTATGGTACGACGGAGAGTGA